In the Campylobacter sp. RM6914 genome, one interval contains:
- a CDS encoding tetratricopeptide repeat protein: MKKAFLVLFFPIFIYAFNLSLNSGIENGKPYSVLQLSDEEEFECVEQLLAYDTKRYVCMLNDGVLPQIEDTILPLMDIKYKKQDGKLFVIILPKANSRLLNISSELYNDTRAFSSSSSISKHFSIIIDQSLKEFDPLKPNGLNFAPDFSELLRPSIGALDLNMAPIEGMDSNDIDLYINIKRAYESGNYPVVVAETKIAIQRHPQSLFASEFLLYRLRALDKIFEKEDRFEDSTPNSLVAEGRAWMRKFAADENYPEVLYIIARAYLKDGIASDAKYMLDTLINEHERSKFTRLTMLDYADYLYKNSRQKEAISFYENVLYNTGDVNIASRAALSLVDANIDKEKFENAKNFILKILNANEKFFMNDPARAINLAGVFVDKNMPDVAAKIYEIIVDNSERNSPFYEVALKNIGINLAKLNDVNRAYAYLKRYESEFKYNGEYSAEVTQALDALFFELKENNSTKLHEHYRSLMDKYDSSDIGKKALVSEMALNFNERKYRDVLSYTQKARDLNLTEATNYLDRAAYELARIGFINNDCQIVINLLENYDVDKISLPQFKLYECYFRTARYNDALNLSKSHIKDENLEDRVEWLVNLSKILYQMKDYEQTVQVANEALGLGAGVEYSDPTPVLFDRFYSLLNLNRIEEAIATLSAIEQLRGQDFKIIEAYNAISEYAFGKNNHATVTVYAKKALELQTRVKINVFSPKLNLLYATSLLKIDSINEALDEAKYILNMKLEPQDRLRALNLISEIYIKLKRYDLAREHLNECVGSNFNSPWKSSCEAQLQILN, from the coding sequence ATGAAAAAAGCTTTTTTGGTTTTATTTTTTCCTATTTTTATCTACGCTTTTAATCTTAGCCTAAACAGCGGTATAGAAAACGGCAAGCCATATAGCGTCCTTCAGCTTAGCGACGAAGAGGAATTCGAGTGCGTTGAGCAACTTTTAGCGTATGACACCAAGCGTTATGTTTGCATGCTTAACGACGGTGTTTTGCCACAGATAGAAGACACTATCTTGCCTCTTATGGACATAAAATACAAAAAACAAGACGGCAAGCTCTTTGTTATCATCTTGCCAAAGGCAAACTCAAGACTACTAAACATCTCAAGCGAACTATATAACGACACTCGTGCCTTTAGTTCGAGCAGTAGCATCTCAAAACACTTTAGTATCATCATCGATCAAAGCTTAAAAGAATTTGATCCGCTAAAACCAAACGGACTAAATTTCGCTCCTGATTTTAGCGAGCTTTTGCGCCCATCCATCGGCGCGCTTGACCTTAACATGGCTCCGATAGAAGGCATGGATAGCAACGACATAGACCTTTATATAAACATAAAGCGAGCCTACGAGAGCGGCAACTATCCAGTTGTTGTAGCAGAAACTAAAATCGCCATACAAAGACACCCGCAAAGCCTTTTTGCAAGTGAATTTTTACTCTACAGACTTCGCGCGCTTGATAAAATTTTTGAAAAAGAGGATAGATTTGAGGACTCCACTCCAAATTCGCTAGTTGCTGAGGGAAGAGCATGGATGAGGAAATTTGCCGCTGACGAAAACTATCCCGAAGTTCTTTACATCATCGCCAGAGCCTACTTAAAAGACGGCATAGCAAGCGATGCTAAATACATGCTTGACACACTTATAAACGAGCATGAAAGGTCTAAATTCACAAGGCTTACCATGCTTGATTATGCTGATTATCTTTATAAAAACAGCAGACAAAAAGAGGCTATAAGCTTTTATGAAAACGTCCTTTACAACACCGGCGATGTCAATATCGCAAGCAGAGCGGCACTATCTCTTGTGGACGCAAACATAGACAAAGAGAAATTTGAAAACGCAAAGAATTTCATACTTAAAATTTTAAATGCGAATGAAAAATTTTTCATGAACGATCCTGCTCGAGCGATAAATTTAGCCGGGGTTTTCGTTGATAAAAACATGCCTGACGTAGCGGCTAAAATTTACGAGATCATAGTCGACAACAGCGAACGCAATAGCCCATTTTATGAAGTTGCTTTAAAAAACATAGGCATAAATTTAGCCAAACTAAATGACGTAAATAGAGCTTATGCTTACTTAAAACGCTACGAGAGTGAATTTAAATACAACGGCGAATACTCTGCCGAAGTCACACAAGCCCTTGATGCGCTCTTTTTTGAGTTAAAAGAAAATAACTCAACCAAGCTTCACGAGCATTATAGAAGCTTGATGGACAAATACGACAGCTCTGATATCGGTAAAAAGGCGCTTGTAAGCGAAATGGCTCTAAATTTTAACGAGCGAAAATACCGCGACGTGCTTAGCTACACTCAAAAAGCCAGAGACCTCAACCTAACCGAAGCCACAAACTACCTCGACCGTGCCGCATACGAGCTTGCGAGGATTGGATTTATAAACAACGACTGTCAGATTGTGATAAATTTACTTGAAAACTACGATGTCGATAAAATTTCACTTCCTCAGTTTAAACTATACGAGTGCTACTTCCGCACAGCAAGATACAACGACGCGCTTAATCTCTCAAAATCCCACATAAAAGATGAAAACCTAGAAGACCGCGTAGAGTGGCTAGTAAATTTGAGTAAAATTTTATACCAAATGAAAGATTACGAGCAAACCGTTCAAGTTGCAAACGAAGCCTTGGGACTTGGTGCGGGAGTTGAGTACTCAGACCCCACTCCGGTGCTTTTTGATAGATTTTACTCGCTGTTAAATTTAAACCGCATAGAAGAGGCCATAGCTACGCTTAGCGCCATAGAACAGCTTAGAGGGCAAGACTTTAAAATCATCGAGGCATATAATGCAATTAGCGAATACGCCTTTGGCAAAAACAACCATGCTACGGTTACCGTCTATGCCAAAAAGGCTCTTGAGTTACAAACTAGAGTTAAGATAAATGTCTTTTCTCCAAAGCTAAATTTACTTTATGCGACTTCGCTTTTGAAGATAGATAGCATAAATGAAGCGCTTGATGAGGCAAAATACATCCTAAACATGAAGCTAGAGCCTCAAGATAGGCTTAGAGCGTTAAATTTAATATCTGAAATCTACATCAAACTTAAGCGATATGATCTTGCAAGAGAGCATCTAAATGAGTGCGTTGGTTCAAATTTCAACAGCCCGTGGAAAAGCTCATGCGAAGCACAGCTTCAAATTTTAAACTAA
- the miaA gene encoding tRNA (adenosine(37)-N6)-dimethylallyltransferase MiaA, whose amino-acid sequence MFHQLALIGTTASGKSSLAIQIARKFNGVILSLDSLALYKQIDIASAKPSKSELELVKHFGVNEIYVNEVFSVGMFFKIYQNSLKWAQDNGCLLIITGGSGFYLKAMLSGLTPDVPKCEIPSNEEIYSLARKIDGDFAMKFSQNDSYRLEKWYQIYKFSNEIPSIWLKKNTGEPLIKELEIYEILWPTQAIRERIKERTHQMFKQGLLDEAKFLFDTYGYEQKALKSIGLKECAQYFRGEISNVAELEELITIHTTQLAKRQRTFNRSQFEKEFIGEPDAVEDVLIKRLEGLV is encoded by the coding sequence ATGTTTCACCAACTAGCCCTCATCGGCACGACTGCAAGCGGCAAGAGTTCGCTAGCTATACAAATCGCTCGTAAATTTAACGGAGTTATCTTAAGTCTTGACTCGCTTGCTTTGTATAAACAAATCGACATTGCAAGTGCCAAGCCTAGCAAGAGCGAGCTCGAGCTTGTAAAGCATTTTGGGGTCAATGAAATTTATGTAAATGAAGTCTTTAGTGTCGGGATGTTTTTTAAAATTTATCAAAATTCCTTAAAGTGGGCGCAAGATAATGGCTGCCTTTTGATAATCACCGGCGGAAGCGGCTTTTACTTAAAGGCCATGCTTAGTGGTCTTACCCCCGATGTGCCAAAATGCGAAATTCCAAGTAATGAAGAAATTTATAGTTTAGCTAGAAAGATAGATGGTGATTTTGCTATGAAATTTAGTCAAAACGATAGTTATAGACTTGAAAAATGGTATCAAATTTATAAATTTAGCAATGAAATTCCAAGCATTTGGTTAAAGAAAAATACGGGTGAACCGCTCATAAAAGAGCTTGAGATATATGAAATTTTATGGCCAACCCAAGCAATAAGAGAGCGTATAAAAGAAAGAACACATCAGATGTTCAAGCAAGGTTTGCTTGATGAGGCGAAATTTTTATTTGACACATACGGATATGAACAAAAAGCCCTTAAATCAATCGGTCTTAAAGAGTGCGCGCAGTATTTTAGGGGTGAAATTTCAAATGTCGCGGAGCTTGAAGAGCTGATAACGATACACACGACACAGCTTGCAAAACGCCAACGCACATTTAACCGCTCGCAGTTTGAAAAAGAATTTATCGGCGAACCTGACGCGGTTGAAGATGTGCTTATAAAACGTCTTGAAGGCTTAGTTTAA
- a CDS encoding 6-pyruvoyl trahydropterin synthase family protein, whose translation MIIRKLFKFENAHIVRFCSSKRCRTSIHGHSYVAEILLSSNFLDNAGMVYDFGLMKQNIKTIIDSFDHATTIYDKDDLEYQNDLKKHSQRWISIPVNPSAEQFCRVFFVIIDRLLKSTVMSNGEREVKLHSVIVHETDTGYAQCFYDDAYNERMGDISLDDIVFSPSIIEEWEDKELFEKIKLKKPIINPKDV comes from the coding sequence ATGATAATACGAAAACTGTTTAAATTTGAAAATGCACATATTGTTAGATTTTGCAGCTCTAAACGTTGCAGAACCAGTATACACGGACATAGCTATGTAGCAGAAATTTTACTTAGCTCAAATTTCTTAGACAACGCTGGCATGGTTTATGACTTTGGACTCATGAAACAAAACATCAAAACTATAATAGACAGCTTCGATCACGCCACAACGATATACGACAAAGATGACCTAGAGTATCAAAACGACCTTAAAAAGCACTCGCAACGCTGGATAAGCATACCGGTAAATCCATCAGCAGAGCAGTTTTGTAGGGTATTTTTCGTCATCATCGATAGGCTTTTAAAAAGCACCGTCATGAGCAACGGAGAGCGCGAAGTAAAACTTCATAGCGTTATCGTGCACGAAACCGACACAGGATATGCACAGTGCTTTTATGATGACGCGTATAACGAGCGCATGGGCGATATAAGCTTAGACGATATTGTATTTTCGCCATCCATCATAGAAGAATGGGAAGATAAAGAGCTATTTGAGAAAATAAAACTAAAAAAACCGATCATAAATCCAAAGGATGTTTGA
- the mqnP gene encoding menaquinone biosynthesis prenyltransferase MqnP: MKKFIKILQDIGELIVFKHSVFALPFIFTAMVVASKQTNDSVWFGFGLLVLGILCAVSARNFAMAYNRYKDEDIDKLNPRTANRPSVDGRVGRRNLELFIIANAAVFIITAYFINSLAFWLSFPILGILAGYSLFKRFSELAHLVLGLCLGLAPIAGAVAVSGEIPLWSVLLCLGVVFWVAGFDLLYSLQDIEFDQKMGLFSIPSVYGEKATMFISAIFHVVATLLWLLFAWAAQLGFLAFFGIVVSGVILFMEHRIVRRDFSKIDRAFFTLNGYLGILFFVFVLLSAL; this comes from the coding sequence ATGAAAAAATTTATAAAAATTTTACAAGATATCGGCGAACTAATCGTATTTAAGCACTCGGTTTTCGCTCTACCTTTTATATTTACGGCGATGGTTGTCGCTAGCAAACAAACAAACGACAGTGTTTGGTTTGGATTTGGGCTTTTAGTTTTAGGAATTTTATGTGCCGTAAGTGCTAGAAATTTCGCTATGGCTTACAACCGATATAAGGACGAAGATATCGACAAGCTCAACCCTCGCACAGCAAATCGCCCAAGTGTAGACGGCAGAGTAGGAAGAAGAAATTTAGAGCTTTTTATCATCGCGAATGCAGCTGTTTTTATCATCACGGCTTATTTTATAAACTCACTCGCATTTTGGCTTAGTTTTCCGATACTTGGAATTTTAGCCGGCTACTCTTTATTTAAGAGATTTAGCGAGTTAGCTCATCTTGTTTTAGGGCTTTGCCTTGGTCTTGCGCCTATCGCCGGAGCGGTTGCGGTAAGCGGCGAGATACCGCTTTGGAGCGTGCTTTTGTGTCTTGGAGTTGTGTTTTGGGTTGCAGGGTTTGACCTACTTTACTCACTTCAGGATATAGAATTTGACCAAAAAATGGGACTTTTTAGCATACCTTCGGTATATGGCGAAAAAGCCACAATGTTTATCTCGGCTATATTTCACGTCGTTGCGACACTACTTTGGCTACTTTTTGCATGGGCGGCACAGCTTGGATTTTTAGCATTTTTTGGTATCGTAGTTAGCGGCGTCATACTTTTCATGGAACATCGTATCGTAAGACGAGACTTTAGCAAGATAGATCGTGCGTTTTTCACACTAAACGGTTATCTTGGAATTTTGTTTTTTGTATTTGTTTTATTGAGTGCACTATGA
- a CDS encoding 7-carboxy-7-deazaguanine synthase QueE, which translates to MSQSGLRLVESFLSIQGEGKFQGRLAIFLRFFGCNLNCAGFNVKVKSQKTGEILTGCDTIRAVFTGHFEAKTFSKDEILSIVDRYCKDLKFKPIIVMTGGEPLIHHKDENFINLTSEFLRREFEVHFETNATIEIDFDKFPVYRSCYFALGIKLSNSGISKAKRINESAIKSICQNAKDSFYKFVLHKPTSDDLEQILQVLNIYKNEVWCMPMGAEQDELSRNALAVANFAIKHGFNYSERIHIRIWDKKEGV; encoded by the coding sequence ATGTCACAGAGTGGACTTAGACTTGTCGAGAGCTTTTTGAGCATTCAAGGCGAAGGGAAATTTCAAGGGCGGTTGGCGATATTTTTAAGATTTTTTGGTTGTAACCTAAACTGCGCGGGCTTTAACGTAAAAGTCAAATCACAAAAAACAGGCGAAATTTTAACCGGTTGCGATACGATAAGAGCTGTTTTTACCGGACATTTTGAAGCTAAGACATTTAGTAAAGATGAAATTTTATCCATCGTTGATAGATACTGCAAGGATCTGAAATTTAAGCCTATCATCGTCATGACAGGCGGAGAACCGCTTATACATCACAAAGATGAGAACTTTATAAATTTAACAAGTGAATTTTTGAGGCGAGAATTTGAAGTTCATTTCGAAACCAACGCAACGATAGAGATTGATTTTGATAAATTTCCAGTTTATAGAAGTTGCTACTTTGCACTTGGCATAAAACTATCAAACAGTGGTATAAGCAAAGCTAAGCGCATAAACGAAAGCGCCATAAAGTCAATATGCCAAAACGCAAAAGACAGCTTTTATAAGTTTGTTTTACATAAGCCAACAAGTGATGACTTGGAACAAATTTTGCAAGTTTTAAATATATATAAAAACGAAGTTTGGTGTATGCCCATGGGCGCTGAGCAAGATGAACTATCACGCAATGCTCTTGCGGTGGCAAATTTTGCTATTAAGCATGGGTTTAACTACTCAGAGCGCATACATATAAGAATTTGGGATAAAAAAGAGGGTGTTTAA
- a CDS encoding 16S rRNA (uracil(1498)-N(3))-methyltransferase, whose amino-acid sequence MKFLYDERAGCEQLKVVNETFLHLKARRNIKGDRVSFRNLKDGKDYLYEIIEFDRRSAILELVFTSSVPKVVYDFSIAWAVVDPKTIEKALPFLNELGVGKLIFVYTKFSQANFKIDFERLEYICALSCEQSGRSTLMEFEIYNSLDEFLDVYQNVAAINFNGKSLEKYSNELLLIGPEGGFAPEESLKLQNQYSLKTQNILKSQTAIISIASKFLV is encoded by the coding sequence ATGAAATTTTTATACGATGAGCGCGCAGGATGTGAACAACTAAAGGTTGTAAATGAAACTTTTTTACATCTAAAAGCGCGAAGAAATATCAAAGGCGACAGGGTAAGCTTTAGAAATTTAAAAGACGGCAAGGATTATTTATACGAGATCATAGAGTTTGACAGAAGAAGCGCTATTTTAGAGCTTGTGTTTACAAGTAGCGTGCCTAAAGTTGTGTATGACTTTAGCATCGCTTGGGCTGTCGTAGATCCAAAAACGATAGAAAAGGCATTGCCATTTTTAAATGAGCTAGGTGTTGGCAAACTCATCTTTGTTTATACTAAATTTTCTCAAGCAAATTTTAAAATAGATTTTGAGCGTTTAGAATATATTTGCGCCCTATCTTGCGAGCAAAGCGGTAGATCAACGCTAATGGAGTTTGAAATTTATAACAGCTTGGATGAATTTTTAGATGTTTATCAAAACGTTGCAGCTATAAATTTTAACGGCAAAAGTCTAGAAAAATACTCAAACGAGCTACTACTTATAGGACCAGAAGGTGGATTTGCTCCGGAAGAGAGCTTAAAACTTCAAAACCAATACTCACTTAAAACGCAAAATATCTTAAAATCACAAACAGCCATCATCAGTATAGCAAGTAAATTTTTAGTGTAA
- a CDS encoding DUF6115 domain-containing protein: MDLFIIGGLVVVLVIIIAFILIKENEANRRFTRYERAIEGLMQENFNLKKQIENLPLSKDDDTKDNEELKSELSKKLENDLNEKIVPIIKAIKSIERVIDEFASEQKDRMYNLEERTRDIGKITPSAQNEEEQIVRMFNSGKSIEMIAKDLRLGVGRVEFVLKLHQLA, translated from the coding sequence ATGGATCTTTTCATCATCGGCGGCTTGGTTGTTGTCTTAGTTATCATAATAGCATTTATCCTAATAAAAGAAAATGAAGCCAATAGGCGCTTTACTCGCTACGAAAGAGCCATAGAAGGACTTATGCAAGAAAATTTTAATCTCAAAAAGCAGATTGAAAATTTACCTCTTTCTAAAGATGACGACACAAAGGACAACGAAGAGTTAAAATCAGAGCTTAGCAAAAAGCTTGAAAACGATCTAAATGAAAAAATAGTGCCGATCATAAAAGCGATAAAGAGCATAGAGCGCGTGATAGACGAGTTTGCAAGCGAACAAAAAGACAGGATGTATAACTTAGAAGAGCGCACTCGCGATATAGGCAAGATCACCCCAAGCGCGCAAAATGAAGAAGAGCAGATAGTGCGTATGTTTAACTCCGGCAAAAGTATCGAGATGATAGCAAAGGACCTAAGACTTGGAGTTGGGCGAGTAGAATTTGTGCTTAAACTACATCAACTAGCCTAA
- the moaA gene encoding GTP 3',8-cyclase MoaA produces MLVDKYGRTVDYLRISVTQRCNFRCRYCMPTTPFSWMPKENLLTFEELFLFVKVAIDQGVTKIRITGGEPLVRKDLDVFIKMISDYKPDIDLALTTNGFMLRHYAKRLKDAGLKRINMSLDTLDEKKAKFIAQKGILHEVLAGFEAALDAGLKVKLNTVALKGINDNELVSLLEFAKFRGSQIRFIEYMENTHAKDDLKGLKSDEILAIISEKYKITKDEKLPNSPASIYKLEDGYKFGIIDPHKHDFCESCNRIRLSAEGLLIPCLYFEDALSIKDAVSKGDIVVASEILRQVLENKPEKNKWAVGTQNETSSRAFYQTGG; encoded by the coding sequence ATGCTAGTTGATAAGTATGGCAGAACGGTTGATTATTTACGCATATCAGTAACTCAAAGATGTAACTTTCGTTGCAGATACTGCATGCCGACAACCCCGTTTAGCTGGATGCCAAAAGAGAATTTATTAACATTTGAAGAACTATTTTTATTTGTCAAAGTCGCCATTGACCAAGGTGTAACAAAGATACGTATAACAGGCGGCGAACCGCTCGTGCGTAAGGACTTAGACGTATTTATAAAAATGATAAGCGACTATAAACCAGACATCGATCTTGCGCTTACGACAAACGGCTTTATGCTACGCCACTACGCCAAAAGATTAAAAGATGCAGGGCTAAAACGCATAAACATGTCGCTTGATACACTTGATGAAAAAAAGGCGAAATTTATCGCTCAAAAGGGTATTTTACACGAAGTTTTAGCGGGATTTGAAGCGGCTCTTGACGCAGGATTAAAGGTCAAGCTAAACACTGTGGCGCTTAAAGGCATAAACGATAACGAGCTCGTGTCTTTGCTCGAGTTTGCAAAATTTAGAGGCTCTCAAATTCGCTTCATCGAATACATGGAAAACACTCACGCCAAAGATGACTTAAAAGGGCTAAAAAGTGATGAAATTTTAGCCATCATCTCAGAAAAATACAAAATCACAAAAGACGAAAAACTACCAAATTCCCCAGCCTCTATTTACAAACTAGAAGACGGCTATAAATTTGGTATCATAGACCCACACAAACACGACTTTTGCGAGAGTTGCAACCGCATACGCCTAAGCGCGGAGGGACTACTTATACCTTGTCTTTATTTTGAAGATGCGCTTAGTATCAAAGATGCCGTAAGCAAAGGCGACATCGTAGTCGCTAGTGAAATTTTAAGACAAGTTTTAGAAAACAAACCAGAGAAAAACAAATGGGCGGTCGGAACTCAAAACGAAACCTCAAGCCGCGCATTTTATCAAACGGGTGGTTGA